A genomic stretch from Oreochromis niloticus isolate F11D_XX linkage group LG11, O_niloticus_UMD_NMBU, whole genome shotgun sequence includes:
- the tnxba gene encoding tenascin, which translates to MLFTLGLLLLLTPFPSIQTTTNEKRDSTGSDATKASSAFTRSKPKTTALPDKQTNQLTLKPNAINQTVLPTPATKQKSPTANVTPTTKGRHSPTVIQTTPSAVKATTPRSTLSNKDKHTVPVNQTKSPKSASGGEVKGSKDKHSPTGTLNVQPTSTKTASSSGAKHTKHKLQPSGNHTILIRSPSTDHGNTAKDRPATTVVQNTQSTFTKSTAATKNKPAPSVNQTVVDRSPTINDVKSKGKPSPTKVPTVLPPETPAKTTDKEKVTTSANDTVSIKESGKDKPASSQPIKVVISEGCDSSSTKEQELKLKPGAPLVMTHKISLLPGGCSGECEAEMAELKGRVARLEREMSFLKDKCPCSANCPNDCGDNGKCEKGKCICHKGFMGLDCSKCAPGAECSKKTSKGSTSQPTVETVILQVKKGKDSMQEKNTKAEQTLFQKNVSQTDTTPKEATNAKGAVDKTQVKEDTAVKKTTTKGSSNPENTSRPTVDKSLPKQEENKKEVTRKGKTTPSVSETNIKDGTGSRTFSTSDHLKDEPQNNATQSNVKKVSKTDTTISKDTGTTKTKTDKDILEQSTKGEKNVSQSSGHKPNKTGKLDTLTVQSLDKKTDKTGKGTQINLDVLNRTVGAASDKAKSHHDKTTHHDSGISIKRTGGSGLGSVKAVNISSHSFTVTWLAPQGMFRNFTVIRREPQTEGDEDAYEDFEAEALPGQKTSAARNATEVLVQSESTNTTASSRKADGSKVKADTKRISMVVPGNVRSVEFSNLRANTRYVLHIYGTAAQRRSKIHRVIATTGPEPATEIVFSNVTESSLNVSWSKPKTTFTGFRVTYTNILTGESRLVTVGSKQSYVVLSKLSAGSSYIITVTTTQGQFQSDPLTSVITTVPAPPTHLQAVNVTDTRAVLQWTPSLGKVDRFVISYESSKTPNVTVTVTLSGNTVEHQLRGLQRGTLYRVKVLSQKDSLQSMAISTTFTTANVVKASEVGARSAVIAWRATPAIYHSYKVLYQAAGEETKEVILEPTVTEYKLTGLLPMSRYFVVVQGERDGQYVSVVTTEFITGKLRFPFPTECSQELLNGALHSGELDIYPQGREGRAVRVYCDMETDGGGWTVFQRRMNGKTDFFRTWSEYKAGFGNLSEEFWLGNELLHNLTDVGPVSLRVDMRSGNHTVYAHYTNFSVDSETRHYTLTVSGYTGTAGDSMRYHNGRPFSTRDKNPDPMGIHCAKAYMGGWWYKNCYKVNLNGLYGINSNNQGIVWIDWKGKDSSIPFTEMKFRPSRFSPATHG; encoded by the exons ATGTTATTTACTCTAGGACTACTCCTCCTTCTCACCCCATTTCCCTCTATTCAAACCACAACCAATGAGAAGAGAGACTCCACAGGAAGTGATGCGACCAAAGCCAGTTCAGCATTTACCCGTTCAAAACCAAAAACCACTGCTCtccctgacaaacagaccaacCAGCTCACCCTTAAGCCAAATGCCATCAATCAGACAGTTTTACCCACTCCAGCTACCAAGCAAAAATCTCCAACAGCCAATGTTACACCGACCACCAAAGGAAGGCACAGCCCAACAGTAATTCAAACCACTCCGTCAGCGGTAAAGGCTACTACACCCAGAAGCACCCTCTCAAACAAAGACAAGCACACAGTCCCAGTTAACCAGACTAAGTCCCCTAAGTCGGCCTCAGGTGGTGAAGTAAAAGGAAGCAAAGACAAGCATTCCCCCACTGGAACTCTAAATGTTCAGCCAACATCCACAAAGACTGCTTCATCCAGCGGTGCTAAACACACCAAACACAAACTTCAGCCCTCTGGCAATCACACTATTCTAATTAGGTCTCCTTCAACTGATCATGGGAATACTGCCAAAGACAGGCCTGCCACCACCGTAGTTCAAAATACTCAGTCAACATTTACAAAGTCCACTGCTGCCACAAAAAACAAGCCCGCACCATCTGTCAATCAAACTGTTGTTGATAGGTCCCCCACCATCAATGACGTGAAGTCCAAGGGCAAGCCTTCTCCCACAAAAGTTCCAACTGTGTTGCCACCGGAGACTCCAGCAAAGACAACTGACAAAGAAAAGGTCACAACCTCTGCCAATGACACAGTTTCAATCAAAGAATCCGGCAAAGACAAGCCTGCCTCTTCACAGCCCATCAAAGTGGTTATCAGTGAGGGCTGCGACTCAAGCAGCACCAAGGAGCAGGAGCTGAAGCTGAAACCTGGTGCTCCACTCGTGATGACTCATAAGATCAGCTTGTTGCCTGGTGGCTGCAGTGGAGAGTGTGAGGCTGAAATGGCCGAACTGAAAGGGCGTGTGGCTCGGCTCGAAAGAGAGATGTCCTTTCTCAAAGATAAAT GTCCGTGCTCTGCAAACTGTCCAAATGACTGTGGCGACAATGGGAAATGTGAGAAGGGTAAATGTATCTGCCACAAAGGATTCATGGGTCTAGACTGCAGTAAGTGTGCACCAGGAGCTGAGTGTAGCAAAA AAACTAGCAAAGGGAGCACCAGCCAGCCAACAGTGGAGACTGTAATCCTGCAggtgaaaaaaggaaaggacAGCATGCAGGAGAAAAATACCAAAGCAGAACAAACACTTTTCCAGAAGAATGTGTCTCAGACTGACACTACACCTAAAGAAGCTACTAATGCCAAAGGAGCTGTTGATAAAACACAAGTGAAAGAAGACACCGCTGTGAAGAAAACAACTACTAAAGGTTCTTCAAATCCTGAAAACACCAGTCGCCCAACTGTTGACAAAAGTCTCCcaaaacaagaggaaaacaAGAAGGAGGTAACCCGAAAAGGCAAAACAACACCCTCAGTCTCAGAAACCAATATTAAAGACGGGACTGGCAGCAGAACATTTTCAACGTCCGACCATCTGAAAGATGAACCACAAAATAATGCAACACAAAGCAATGTGAAGAAAGTTTCTAAAACTGACACAACCATCTCCAAGGACACGGGGacaaccaaaaccaaaacagacaaGGACATTTTGGAGCAATCCACGAAGGGTGAAAAGAATGTATCTCAGTCATCCGGCCATAAACCAAATAAGACAGGTAAATTAGACACTCTAACTGTGCAGTCCTTGGacaaaaaaactgacaaaactgGGAAAGGAACACAAATAAATCTGGATGTATTGAATCGAACCGTTGGAGCTGCGTCAGATAAGGCTAAATCTCATCATGACAAAACAACTCACCATGACTCAGGGATCAGCATCAAGAGGACTGGAGGATCGGGATTAGGATCTGTGAAGGCTGTAAACATATCTTCCCACAGCTTCACAGTCACATGGTTAGCACCCCAAGGGATGTTTAGGAACTTCACTGTGATCAGAAGAGAGCCACAGACAGAAGGCGATGAAGATGCGTACGAGGACTTTGAGGCGGAAGCTCTTCCAGGACAAAAGACCTCTGCAGCTAGGAACGCAACTGAAGTCTTAGTACAGAGTGAGAGCACCAACACAACTGCCTCCTCCAGAAAAGCTGATGGATCAAAAGTTAAAGCTGACACCAAGAGGATCTCGATGGTGGTCCCGGGTAATGTGCGCTCTGTGGAGTTCAGTAATTTGCGGGCAAACACGCGCTATGTCCTGCATATATATGGTACAGCAGCACAGAGAAGATCAAAGATTCACAGAGTAATTGCAACTACAG GTCCTGAGCCAGCCACAGAGATAGTTTTCAGTAATGTCACAGAGTCTTCTCTCAATGTTTCCTGGTCCAAACCAAAGACGACGTTCACAGGCTTCAGGGTCACATacaccaacattttaacag GGGAGAGCCGCTTGGTGACCGTGGGCTCTAAGCAGTCTTATGTTGTTCTGTCCAAGCTGTCTGCTGGGTCTTCCTACATAATCACTGTAACTACGACACAAGGCCAATTCCAGAGTGATCCACTCACATCCGTCATCACCACAG TGCCCGCCCCTCCAACGCATCTTCAAGCCGTCAATGTGACAGACACCAGAGCTGTGCTCCAGTGGACTCCCAGTCTGGGAAAAGTAGACCGCTTCGTCATCAGCTACGAGTCCTCTAAGA CTCCTAATGTGACAGTGACCGTGACCTTGTCAGGAAATACAGTGGAGCACCAGCTGAGAGGCCTGCAGAGAGGCACCCTCTACAGGGTCAAAGTGCTGAGCCAGAAGGACAGTCTGCAGAGTATGGCCATCTCAACAACATTTACTACTGCAAATG TGGTCAAAGCCAGTGAAGTTGGGGCTCGAAGTGCAGTTATAGCTTGGAGAGCCACCCCTGCCATTTATCACAGCTACAAAGTGCTCTATCAAGCGGCCGGAGAGGAGACAAAG GAGGTGATTCTGGAGCCCACCGTCACAGAGTACAAGTTGACTGGGCTTTTGCCCATGTCCCGCTATTTTGTTGTGGTGCAAGGCGAGAGAGATGGACAGTATGTATCTGTTGTCACCACAGAATTCATCACAG GAAAACTGCGCTTCCCTTTCCCTACCGAGTGTTCTCAGGAGCTGCTGAATGGAGCTCTGCACTCAGGAGAGTTGGACATCTACCCTCAAGGACGAGAGGGGCGAGCAGTTAGAGTCTACTGTGACATGGAGACTGATGGAGGCGGCTGGACA GTGTTCCAGAGGAGGATGAAtggaaaaactgattttttcaGAACATGGAGTGAATACAAAGCTGGCTTTGGAAACCTGAGTGAAGAATTCTGGCTTG GAAATGAGCTCCTGCACAACCTGACTGATGTTGGCCCTGTGAGTTTGAGAGTGGATATGCGATCTGGAAACCATACCGTCTACGCTCACTACACGAACTTCTCTGTCGATTCAGAGACGAGGCACTATACGCTCACCGTGTCTGGCTACACCGGAACAGCAG GTGACTCTATGAGGTACCATAACGGTCGTCCATTCTCAACCCGAGACAAGAACCCTGATCCTATGGGGATCCACTGTGCCAAGGCCTACATGGGAGGCTGGTGGTATAAAAACTGTTACAAGGTCAACCTCAATGGTCTTTATGGCATCAACAGTAACAATCAG GGAATAGTCTGGATAGACTGGAAAGGTAAAGACTCCTCCATTCCCTTCACTGAGATGAAGTTCAGACCTTCCAGGTTCTCCCCTGCAACTCATGGTTAA